A single Pseudochaenichthys georgianus chromosome 10, fPseGeo1.2, whole genome shotgun sequence DNA region contains:
- the anxa6 gene encoding LOW QUALITY PROTEIN: annexin A6 (The sequence of the model RefSeq protein was modified relative to this genomic sequence to represent the inferred CDS: deleted 1 base in 1 codon): MVFRGIITDVPDFDPSTDAETLYNAMKGMGSDKEAILDLVTSRSNVQRQEIIAAYKCNFGQDLIEDLKYELTGKFERLIVSLMRTPAYHDAKEINDAVKGAGTNENVLIEVMASRNNQQIQDMVAAYKDAYGSDIEEDIITDTSGHFKKTLIVLLQGTRDESGVVDADLVEQDAQDLYAAGEEQWGTDEAKFIMILGNRSKTHLHMVFDAYEKIGETTIEDSIKNELSGDFERLMLAVVQCIRNVPMFYAKRLYKAMKGLGTVDNTLIRIMISRSEIDMLDIRECFRLLYEKSLYNMIKDDTSGDYKRTLLNLCGGDDDLAGEFFPEAAQIAYKMWETSAMTKVQLRPTLRPAHDFDPAADAQALRKAMKGFGTDEDIIIDIIAQKSNAQRQEIRQTFKSLLGRDLMKDLKSELSKNLERLIIGLMLTPAEFDAKMMKKAMEGAGTDEHALIEILVTRSSEQILAMNAAYQAGYSKSMEEAINSDTSGLFCRILVSLAQGAREEDPANEERANADAQELADACNADSDDMENKFMSILCTRSFPHLRRVFQEFVRYSNKDIEQIIKKEMSGDVKNAFYAIVRSVKNQPSYLADRLYKAMKGLGTDDRALIRIMVSRSEIDLFNIRKEFKETHDVSLHEFIQVETMIGDTSGDYRKTLQLLCGGED, translated from the exons GTGTTCAGAGGCATAATAACAGATGTTCCGGACTTTGACCCCTCCACTGACGCGGAGACCCTTTACAATGCTATGAAAGGCATGG GTAGCGATAAAGAGGCCATATTGGACCTGGTCACTTCAAGGAGCAATGTACAGAGGCAGGAAATCATTGCAGCGTACAAATGCAACTTTGGACAG GACCTAATTGAAGATCTGAAATATGAGCTGACGGGCAAATTTGAGCGCCTCATTGTCAGCCTGATGAGAACCCCAGCCTACCATGATGCCAAAGAAATCAATGATGCAGTCAAA GGAGCTGGAACCAACGAGAATGTCCTTATTGAAGTCATGGCATCCAGAAACAACCAACAGATTCAAGACATGGTTGCAGCGTACAAGGATG CCTATGGCAGTGACATTGAGGAGGATATAATCACAGACACCTCCGGTCACTTTAAGAAGACACTGATTGTTTTACTTCAG GGGACCAGAGATGAGTCAGGAGTGGTGGATGCAGATCTGGTGGAGCAAGATGCACAA GATCTGTATGCAGCCGGAGAGGAGCAGTGGGGGACGGACGAGGCCAAATTCATCATGATTCTTGGAAACCGCAGCAAGACCCACCTTCACATGG TTTTCGATGCATATGAGAAGATTGGAGAGACGACCATAGAGGACAGCATAAAGAATGAGTTGTCTGGGGACTTTGAGAGGCTAATGCTGGCTGTTG TCCAGTGCATAAGGAACGTTCCCATGTTCTATGCAAAGCGCCTCTACAAGGCAATGAAG GGTCTCGGTACAGTTGACAACACCCTGATCAGGATCATGATTTCTCGCTCTGAAATAGACATGTTGGACATTCGGGAGTGTTTCCGTTTATTGTATGAGAAGTCACTTTATAACATGATTAAG GATGACACATCGGGGGATTACAAGAGGACTTTGCTTAATCTGTGTGGAGGAGATGATGA TTTAGCTGGAGAGTTCTTCCCTGAAGCTGCTCAGATAGCCTACAAGATGTGGGAAACAAGTGCCATGACCAAAGTCCAG CTGAGGCCAACACTCCGTCCTGCTCACGATTTTGACCCGGCTGCTGATGCACAAGCGCTGAGGAAAGCAATGAAGGGATTCG GAACAGATGAAGATATAATAATTGACATTAttgcacaaaaaagcaatgctcAGAGGCAAGAGATCAGACAGACATTCAAATCCCTCCTGGGAAGG GATCTGATGAAGGACTTGAAGTCTGAGCTGTCAAAGAACCTGGAGAGGCTGATCATTGGGCTCATGTTGACCCCTGCCGAGTTTGATGCCAAAATGATGAAGAAGGCAATGGAG GGGGCTGGGACAGATGAGCACGCCCTGATCGAGATCCTGGTCACCAGGAGCAGTGAGCAAATACTTGCCATGAACGCTGCTTATCAGGCTG GCTATTCGAAGTCTATGGAGGAAGCCATTAATTCAGACACATCAGGACTCTTCTGCCGAATCCTTGTTTCTCTTGCGCAG GGTGCAAGAGAGGAGGACCCTGCCAATGAGGAAAGAGCTAATGCAGATGCTCAG GAACTAGCCGATGCATGCAACGCTGACTCTGATGACATGGAGAACAAGTTCATGAGCATTCTG TGCACCAGAAGCTTTCCCCATCTCAGAAG AGTTTTCCAGGAGTTTGTCAGATACTCCAACAAGGACATTGAACAGATTATCAAGAAGGAGATGTCAGGAGATGTCAAAAATGCCTTTTATGCAATAG TTCGCAGCGTAAAGAACCAGCCCTCTTATCTTGCGGACCGTCTGTACAAAGCCATGAAG GGCCTCGGCACAGACGACAGAGCGCTGATCCGCATCATGGTGTCCCGCAGTGAGATCGACCTGTTCAACATTCGCAAAGAGTTCAAggaaacacatgatgtttcccTCCATGAATTCATCCAGGTAGAAACTATGATC GGTGATACCTCAGGAGACTACCGTAAAACCCTGCAGTTGCTGTGTGGAGGGGAGGATTAA